GGCTTCCGCGCAACACCCGATCACCGAAAAGGGACCTACCACCAACGTGAGTTCTTTCGGGGCGAAATGTGACGGCACGACTGATGACACCGCAGCGTTTCAGGCTGCGGCTAATGCTGCGCGCGACGCTTTTAGAACCGGACAAACCTCACAGGTACTTACCTTTCCAATGAGGGGCTGTGTGATCGGTGGTCAAATAACTCTCTACTCCGGAACTCACCTACGGGGCGGCGGAACGATCCTTGTGCCTGTCCAGAGGGGTCACACCCTGTATACACAGAATTCAGACGATGTGAGCATCACAGGAGTCAATATCGTGGTGATAAAGCCTGGCGTGGGAGGTCCTGACACGGCAGCTATTGCTTGGTATGCAGTGGGTGATTCTTCCCTACACACATCGTTCTATGTTCAAAAATGTAACGTTCGTAATAGTGGTTGGGGCATTTTGGCGGTTTATAACAATGGAACAGGATCACTGACCGATGTCGATATTTCAGACAACATCGTCACGAGCGACGAAGTCTATACAAATGGAGATGGAATCCACGTTGCAGGCAAGGTGTCGGGTATCAAGATCCATGACAATCGTGTTCTCAACCGGGGGGATGCTGGGATTGCTCTTACTAGTGAATTCACGAACGGCGAGAGGTATGTCCTCTCTGGTGCGATTGTCTCCAACAACATCCTCCTCGAAGACCGGGTTGGATTGGATGATTCAGGGGCGACGGATGCGGTTTGGAGAGGCAACCATGTTCGCGCCACGATTGTTCCCAGGGTGAGCCCTCAGAATCCGGCGTTCCGGCAGATCTTTTATGGCCGCACTTACCCGACGGGAGTCCAGACGCTCAACAACGATTTCACTAGCGGTGATAATTCCGGGGCATCCGCAACCGTCAAGATCGATCCGATGAATCCAGGGCAAACCAGATGGCCGGATCTTCATAGCAGTTTCGAAAAAAACGTCATCCACGGCCCTAACGCCCCTCTTTATATTCGTGGAAGCGGCTTGTCGGTCAAAGACAACACATTTTCGAATGGGGGAGCCTTCATCATCGACTACGACGGGTCTGCAGATCAGGTTGCTACGTCGA
This genomic window from Granulicella sibirica contains:
- a CDS encoding glycosyl hydrolase family 28-related protein, yielding MGVLRVNVEFGPPRDHLLRIDRYMRGIGFLRDDDLEQISNPFSKETVWSGLWLGQCAAECEEVQALVFTVLEPELLPGSIGSKQAGKTLVTAFKRFESIVAVNQEGPSRSRALPIQSLCLNWVLRKLVCSAKPDWFASSIVRLLVITLFFLRAEASAQHPITEKGPTTNVSSFGAKCDGTTDDTAAFQAAANAARDAFRTGQTSQVLTFPMRGCVIGGQITLYSGTHLRGGGTILVPVQRGHTLYTQNSDDVSITGVNIVVIKPGVGGPDTAAIAWYAVGDSSLHTSFYVQKCNVRNSGWGILAVYNNGTGSLTDVDISDNIVTSDEVYTNGDGIHVAGKVSGIKIHDNRVLNRGDAGIALTSEFTNGERYVLSGAIVSNNILLEDRVGLDDSGATDAVWRGNHVRATIVPRVSPQNPAFRQIFYGRTYPTGVQTLNNDFTSGDNSGASATVKIDPMNPGQTRWPDLHSSFEKNVIHGPNAPLYIRGSGLSVKDNTFSNGGAFIIDYDGSADQVATSNIELGTNKWLAPGSIRFGRGCGLYSNVHLQPQSGHNPLHYENLPCIGKQSFTPADDSPKGKH